The stretch of DNA AAGTTAGCTTTGCCGCATTTTGCCAATTATACTCTTTTATAATTAAATTTCTTAAAAGGGGGCTATAGGCAGCTTCTACAGCTTGATCGATTGCCGCTCTAATTGATTCGGGGGAATCGGGTTGGCAATAATAAGCATAGTCTTTAAAATAATCTTTGGTATCACCTTTTGGGCTAATAACGACTTTGCACCCCAAATAAGCTGCTTCTAAAGAAACTAAGCCTGTTGTTTCAAACCAACTAGGAAGAATATGTACCTCTGCTGTTAAATAATGAGCAACCAATTCTTCTTGAGGAATTCTAGCAATGAATTCTACATTTTCACCTGCTGTTTTTTTGCATTCTTGATAGTAATTGTTGTGATTAGGCGCAGAGTCTCCAATGATTTTAAGCTGGTAATCTGATCCTTGAATTGCTTTAATTAAATTCAATTGGTTTTTCATTGGCTCAATTCTCGCTACACAAATTAATTGTTTTTTTTGTCGAATGGGCTTAGCTGTTGTCTTAAATTTATTGAGATCGACCCCATTGGGAATAACCGTAAAGGGACGTTCTACTTGGTAACTAGCCTGTAATCTAGCATTTTCACTTAATGAATTGGGCAAAAGACAAGCTGCATTTTTTAATATTTTTTGGATGCTTTTTTTTTGACCTAACCAAAGATAAGGGATATATGGAATTTTTTCATCTTTAAAAAGATGTTTGGCAATTGTTTTTAAATATTCAATCCCATCTGAACCAAACATTCTAGTCAAAAAACAGAAAAGTTTCTTTTGGTTCAAATGCCGATAGAAGCCATAATCTACAAAAATAGGAGATAAAATATAGGGTTTTGAACTGGCTCTAATGCTATCTAATATAACAGCAGGGCGTGTTATATTAAAATAATGAACCAAATCATACTCTTCGTACTGAGGCGTTAAAGAATCCGATAAAATGTCCACTTCTACGCCTAGTTGACGTAGATATTTAGCTGTAAATTGCATTTGAATGGTATCTCCACCTGGAATAGAAAAAATAGTGGGTCTACTTACAAATAATACCTTCATGATTTGAAATAATGTGCGCAATGAAATGAACTGAATTTTGGGTAGATCGCCATTACCCAAATGATGTATTCCATGCTGTTGAATAGATAACTTCCAGTAAATTGATAAATAAAAATGCCTAGAAAAAGAGACAATTGATAGATGTTATTGTAGACCTTGAATTTAAGGAACAAAAAGCATTGGAACAATAGTTTTAGTGCAAACCCAATTCCTCCATATACAACTAGGGTTTCTGCCATGCAATTGGGCAATCTCGCTACTTGTGGCGTTCCCGAAAATTGATAATAGTAGATTAAAATTTCACGACCTATGATCTTAAATTGTCCCAAGCCAATCCCAAAATACGGATTATTGACCTGAAGTACTTGCCATCCAATTTCAAAGGCTTCATAGGTTCGCCCTCGTCCTGAGGTGTCTGCTCCACTCAAAATATTATGAATTCTAAATAGGAGAGGATTGTCGGGAAAAAGAATAAACAACAAGAATAACCCTAGCCCAGCGATTAGGATCAGTCCACCTAATTTATTTCTAGTTGCCTTAAAACGTATAAAACGCAGGGCATGGATTAATAAAACTAAGCTAATGGAGAGTACCACAACCGCAATAACTCCCAAAGAAAAAGAAAGCGTCAAGCTTAAGGCAAGCGATAAAAACAATAGAACATTAGTCCGATCTAATTTTTTTAAAACCAACCAAAAATAATAAAAGAACAGCGGCAGAAGCATTAGTGAATAATGAGAAGCCTCTAGTTCAAATAATTTCAACCTAGGGATAACTTGATAACCTGCTGTAAAGGGCACTAAATACCAAAAAATACCAACAAATTGATTGCTAATAAGAGAGAGTAAGGCTAGTAAGGTAAATCCAAAGTTGAGTTGCGTCAATTTTTTGATGATGGCATCAACGTAGATGGATGATTTGTAATATTGGAAAAAGGTAGCAACGTATATAATTAGGCTGACCATGATCGTAGTAGAGATCATGAAATCTTTGATGACCACTCCTATACAAAGGTGAATTAGGGAATAAATTCCAAGCAAGATAAAGGGCAAACGAAGCTTGTTAAGCCCGTCTTTTTGGTGTAGGTAGTAAATAAAAAAAGGGGTCAATAAAATAGAATATTGCAGCCCAAAAGGGAGCAGTACTTTATTGAAAAAGAAAATCAAAACGATGATTCGAAACGATATTTTTAGTGCTGGATTTATTGTAGTAATAATTTAAAATTAGTAAGTGGATTGCGAATAAATACAAAATAAAGGCTAATAAGACAGAGGGCAAAGGCTAATAATTGCAAATACAATACATCAAAAAAGGCGGTTCCACTGCCCAAAAGGGAAGGGGTGAACAACAACAATAATTTTAATTGTCGTTGTTGCTTGGACGAATCAAATTGGATGACAATATTCAGATGGTACCAATACATACCTACAATAGTTGTTACTACTAAGCCAACTAACATGGCAATAGTGGTTTGGTAAAAGAAAAAACCTAGCAAAATACCCATCATATTTAATCCTGTAAATGAGAGCACCATTTTCAAACTAAATTTCTCATTCCCTGAAGCATTTAAAAAATAATTGGGGATGATCGTGAAAATAAAGAAAAATTCAAAGATAGAAAACCATCTCAAATAGTCTTTTATCTGCATATAATGTTCTGTTCCTAACCAAATTGTAAATAGAGGTTTGGAAAGTAGGCAGAATAGACAAAGTAGTACAATAGAAAGAACGGCGGTAATGTTTCTAGAGTTGATGTAAATATCAAAAATTAACTGCTTGTTGTTTTGATTTTTTGCAATTTGAGGAAAAATCCATGCTGTAATGGCTGCAAATGCCATGTGAATATGGTTGTAAATGGTAGACACAATAGCATAATAGGACAAAACACTTAGGCTAAAACCATAGGAAACCAACAAACGATCGCCTTGATAGGTCAAGATGATGGCAATGGATTGTAGCCAAATATAGAGCGAATAGTTGATCTCATGTTTAACCAATGATTTGGATAGTATAAACTGGTAGCGATAATTGGGAATGAATTGGTGTAAAATTCTATAGTTGATCAACAGGCCTAAACTAGCGGTGATGGCGGTAAAACAAAGAATGTAAATAATATTTTGAAAAAATATAGCAAGTGCAATATTACCAAGGACGGTTATTATTTTGATGGCAACACTAATGACCGTTACATACTTAAAGTTTTCATAAGCTCGATAGACATTGTATAGAATTTGTTCTGCTAATTTCGTGAATAAAATTACTGCCCCAATTAGAAGACAGAGTATCAGCCGTTTTTTGGTGGTGTTAGGATCGACAAACCAATCTAAATAATAGATAGAAAGAGACAGTAGGCTACAAAAAAATAACCCCACAAAAAAGATGACTACGGTGAGCGAAAGATTGGTATTTAGGGTATCGTAAATTTGCTGTTGTGCCTTGTTGCTAATGGAAGTGGAAACATGCTTATAGGTAGAATAGTTTAACCCCAAATTAAAGGCTTGCATGACAACAATAACGGTATTGACAAACATCCAAATCCCATACTCTTGTGCCCCTAGTTGTTCTAAAAAAATGGGAATTGATATAAATAAAATTAGGGGAGAAAGCAGGACTTCTATGATGTTCCAAATCGAATTTTGTAAGTTTTTGGAAGACTTTAATAACTTAAAATTCATGACTTGTTTGTTTGTACCAATAGAAGACAGTTGTTAAAGACAAGGATAGGAATAGATAAATAATACTATATTTTAGCGCTGCTTTGGTGAGCAGGCCAGCCCTAGCATGTTTAATGGCTTGAAACGGTTTTAGCAGACTAACGACCTCCTTTTGTATGAGTTGTTCTTCGAGCGTTGTTTTTAGATTTACCTTAGTATGATGCAAGTCTAATAAGGGAGCGATTTTTTCCATGTTTTCTTGGCTCAACGTTAACTTGACCGTATCTAAGAGTTGAACTTTTATAGAATCTAAAAACTGAATTTCATTGTTAACAAGCGCCAGTCTTTTTTTTAAATCTTGGTGCTTTTTTTGAACACTTTTGATAGAAAATGGGGAGGTAACCAAATAGTTGGTTATGGCTTTTTGAATAACAGGGAGGGATTCCTTATGCTTAATTGTTACCCAAATATAAAAAGGAACTTTTCGTTCTGTAAAATCTTCATGGAGTGGGCTGTTTACAATATTTTTCGCTTGAAAAGTTAAGATGGATTGGGCAGCAGGGAGAGGAATATCTAAGACGGTAGAGAGCGTTTGATATTCTTTATTCGAACAGAGTAATTCAATATCATACAATAAGTCTCCAAAAACTTTTTTGTGAAGAAAATTAAAGGTATAGCTTGTTTTTGCTGTATAATAAGTTTCGATTTTTGATAACTTATAATAAGACAAAACACCAACCATTACAAGAAGTAACAAGCTATATTTCCAGTAATATTGTAAGCCATTTTTGACCAATTTCAACCCGTCAAAATAAAACTTAATGGTATCTCTGATGAATAATTTAAGCGAAAAGTTATCACTAATGTTTTCCATGTCTTTTTTTGTTACAAAGCAGATCTTCTTCCATAAAATTTAAGAAGGAGAAATGGTGGTATAAAATGAAACAACTGTGTTGAATACATTAATGATTGGTTAACAAGTAAAGACAAGCTTGGAGCAATACCAAGCTATAATTATATAGGAGGATAATAACAAACCTAAACAACTGCTAGACCATTTTAGGTTATCCTAAAAGCAGGACAACCTGAAAGCAATCATTAAGAATTATTTCGTTTGTTTAACTCATCTCTAATTTTTGCTGCTTTTTCATAATCCTCAGATTCCAATGCATTCTGTAGTAATTTACTGAGTTCATCTACGGATTGTTCGTCCAACGTTTTTGTTTTAGGTTGACGATCTGTACGTCTATTTTTGGCACGTTGCACCTCTTTTTCGGTTTCTTCTTCAAGAATAATTCCTGCTTGTTCTAGAATAAACTCAAAGGTATAAATAGGACAACCAAAACGAACAGCTAGGGCTAAAGCATCTGATGTTCTAGAATCTACCTCTGTTTGTTTCCCATCTAGAATACAGATTAGATTAGCATAAAAAATGCCATCTACTAAGTTGTTAATGACAACTTCTTTTATTTCTATATTAAAGCCCGTCAAGGCATTTTTAAATAAATCATGTGTCATAGGGCGACTGGGGGCCATTCCTTCCATCGCAACTGCAATTGCCTGTGCTTCAAACTCGCCAATAACAATAGGTAGCCTTCTTGCTCCTTCTTGCTCTCCTAATACAATAGCATAATTTTGCGTTTGTGCTAAACTATGAGACAGAGCAACTATTTCCAGTTCTATTTTTTTCATTAAAAAGTGTTCTTTAGGGAAAAAAGTTAGTTTTTATAAATAATAAATTAACTTATAATACCCCATTTCTAAAGTTCAGATAAGTGCTTCGATATAATTTTTTGTATTCAATCAAAATTATTGGGGCATTATTTGATTGGTCTATAAATCAAGTAGATACCCTTTGTTTTGATGACCAATTGAAGCTTGGAATATCCAAAAAGTAATAATTTTTAGGGCAAAAAAAGCCTACAATTAACTTACTTTACTATTTTCAAGTGCAAAAAATACGGCTTTTTTTTCTAAGAAAAAATTATTAGCAATAAATAAAAGAAAGGGATCGGAGTTTTGTTGAGCGCACAAAAAAAAATCGTACCTTTCAAAGGTACGATTTGAACTTAGATTGTCTTGTTTTATTTGTTCGGGATATTTTAAGACAATTGTTTCATGGAGAAGTGTAGGTGTTAGTCCCATGGAGTTTTTAGGTGTTAGTTCCACGGAGTTTTTAGGTATTAGCTCATGAAAGTTTTGGTTATTAGTTTTATCTACTGTGTTTAGTGTTTAGGTTTTTAGTAATGGCTTTTTAAGACCATTCATGTTTTAGTTTGCGTTTACCTTATGTTGTTTGGTTTGTTGTTTAATGCAGTTGTAAATGGAAATGTTACCGTTTAATTTAAAATAAGAATACTTTTTTTTTGCTAAATTAATTTTGCTAAATATTTTTTATTTATAATATTTTGATTGGCAGAGAATTGTGTTTTATGTGGCGTTGAAAAAAAATAAAATAAAATGTTGAAAGTAGGAATAACAGGAGGAATAGGCAGTGGAAAATCAACCGTTTGCCGCTTATTTGAAAAGTTTGGAGTACCTGTTTATTATGCGGATGATCGTGCTAAATGGCTCATGAATTATCAAGAAGACCTAAAAACAAAAATCCAAAAGGAATTTGGTGTAGGAGTCTATGATGAGGACGGGCGTTTAAATAGAGAATATTTGGCAGGAATTGTTTTTAATAATAAAGCAAAATTAGAAACCTTAAATGCTATTGTCCATCCTGCGGTTTTTGACGATGGAAAAAATTGGCAAGAGGAGCAGGAGGCTTTGGGGGTAAATTATTCTCTAAAAGAGGCTGCTCTGTTGTTCGAAACTGGTTCTTATGCTTCACTGGATAAAATTATTGTTGTTACCGCCCCTGAAGATATGCGCATTAAGCGAGTAATGGAACGAGACAATACGACAGAAGAGGCGGTACGAGCGAGAATGAGCAAGCAAATGCCACAAGAAGAAAAAGTAAAAAAAGCAAATTATGTAATTGATAATACGGCATGGGAGAGTTTAAGGGCTCAGGTTTCTAAGATTCATGAAGATTTACTCTATTATGCCAAACGACCCAATCGATAAATTGTATCATTGCTCAAAATAGTTGGCATAACGATTAATGTTAATCTCAGCATCCAAGGCTTGATGGTCTTCTAAATAGGCAACAAATTCAGCAGCAAAAAAAGGACTTAAATAGGAGCCTTTTGCTCCCATCCCATTAAATAAATAGAGCATTGGAAATAAAGGGTGTTGACCAATAAAAGGACGGCGATCTCGAACGGTTGGACGGACAGCCGCAAGGTGTTGAACCACTTCAAAAGGGAGCTTAAGAATTCGTCGCAAACGTTCTTCTAGGCTTTTTTGAGCTTTGGGAAGTGGGGCAGTTGTTTTATAATCTCTATTGTAAGTGCTTCCAATCCAATAAAGGTCTTTTTCTAAATGAATGATAAAAACACCATGTTTAACGAGTTTGTTGGGTGCAGGATAGTTGGGGATTTTTACAATTAAAATATCGCCTTTGGCAGGAGCAAAGGGAAGGTAATTAAAATATGGGTTATGAATAGCTTGAAATCCTTCCGCAAAAATAATTCGTCGAGCAACAAGCCCTTTGTAGGCGACACAATTGTCTCTAATTTCCAATTGGCTATAATCAAATTGCTCTGTTAAATAGGTTTGTGTTTTTTCCAATTGTTGTTGATAAGCTAAGACCAATGCTTTAAGATGGACACGCCCCGCTTGCTGAAATTCTACCCCATTTTGCAATTCGGCTAAAAAATCAGTATAAAAACTAAGATCAAAAGTAGGAGCAATATAATTGGTCAGGTCTGGGTTGCCCGAACGAACTAACCAATCGTTTTCTGTTTTGATAGAACCAAATAACATGGCTACAGAACGAAGCGATAAAATAGGAATGTCTAGTTCTTGTTCTAATTCACGATAGGTTTGTATGGCAAATGGAATCAATTCATCTATTCGCCAGCTTTTAACAAAGTTACGCCCTGTTATGGGATTGATTAGGCCTGCTGCAACCATAGAGGAGGCTTGATGGTGTTTGTGGTCAATAACGACTAGCGTTTGTTGCTTTTTTTGCAAAAAATGAGCGACTAAGGTTCCTGCGATTCCTTGACCTACTATGATATAATCGTGCATATAGATGTACTAGTGAAAATGAAATTTGTAAAAATATTGGTTAAATTAGCAATTATCTTTAGAAAGCAGTAAAAGACGTATAAAATGATACAAGTAGTTTTCTTGTTGTTCGTGGTCATGACAAGTACTTATGCTCAAAAAAATCCGCATAAGAACATTACCATTGGAACATCTTATGAGCCCAATGAACCAACAATTGCCATTCACCCTAAAGATCCTAATATTTTGTTAGGAGGTTCCAATATTTTTAATCTTTATCGTTCTGAAGATGGGGGCAAATCTTGGGAGGAAAAAACGCTACGTTCTACTTATGGGGTTTGGGGAGATCCAGTTATTATAGCGGATACCGCTGGAAATTTTTACTTTTTTCATTTGTCTAATCCTGAAGACGGCAATTGGATTGATCGTATTGTTTGCCAAAAAACAGAGGACAATGGTAAAAGTTGGACCAATGGTTCTTATATGGGGCTAAATGGTACCAAGGCACAAGACAAACATTGGGCAGTCGTTGATCCTAGAACCAATTATATTTATGTAACGTGGACGCAATTTGACAAATATGGCAGTACGAACCCCAACGATAAAAGTTCTATTATGTTTTCTATGTCCAAAGATGAGGCAAAAACATGGACAACTGCCAAAAAAATTAATGAGGTGGATGGAGATTGTATAGATAGTGATAATACAACAGAGGGAGCCGTGCCTGCAATTGGCCCTAATGGTGAACTTTATGTGGCTTGGGCAGGTCCTCAAGGCTTGGTTTTTGATCGTTCTTTGGATGGTGGAAAAACTTGGTTGGACAAGGATGTCTTGGTTGATCCAATGCCTAGTGGTTGGGATTATGCTGTTCCTGGAATTTACCGCTGCAACGGGTTACCAATAACTGCTTGTGATATTAGTGGAGGGGCACACAATGGAACAGTTTATATTAATTGGACGGATCAACGGAATGGGGCAGACGACACAGATGTTTGGTTGGCTAAGTCTGAAGATCAAGGGAAAACGTGGTCAAAACCTATTCGGGTGAACAATGATAAGCCTGGTAATCAGCAATTTTTTACATGGATGACGGTTGACCAGACCACAGGTTATTTATACTTTGTTTTTTATGATCGTCGGGGACTTAAAGGAGAACAGACAAATGTGTACATGGCACGTTCTATCGATGGTGGTCAAACTTTTGTTAATTTTAAGATCAATGACAAACCATTTTATCCCAATAAGGGCATCTTTTTTGGCGATTACAACAACATTGCTGTACAAGGCGATGTCATTCGACCAATTTGGACACGTTTAGATGATATGCAGTTGAGTATCAAAACGGCTATTGTTGACATAACAGCAATCCCTGATAAAAACAGCCAAGTTGCTAATGTTACGACTCCAGAATTGGAAGATACCACAAAAACAGCTGTTTCACCATTAGATCCCAATACGTTATTTATTTCTTTCAAAATTCCTAAGAAAAGCAAATTGACCTTGCATCTTTATAATGAAAAGGGCAGACGATTAAAACCCATTTTTAGATGCAAAAGCTTTGAATTTGGTAAACACATCGAAAAATTGAACATTCCAGACCTAAAGCTTAAAAAAGGTAACTATACTTATCAATTAAAACACAAAAGAAAGATACTAAAAGAACGAAAGTTTGAAGTCTTATAAATTATAGAGCTATAGAACAATAAGTAGGTTGGATTGTTATGCTAATGTCTAATTAATAAAAAATATTCTTTGACAACAATTGTGTGATAATCGTTAGTAATAGAGAGGAAAGATAGTTTTCTATTCCACACAATTAGCTTCGCTGCTACTACGTGGTTACTGCGTAAGCCTACGGATGCCAAAGAACCATAAAAAATACTATGATTGATAAAAATACACCTGTATTAGTGACTGGAGGAAGTGGTTATATTGCTTCTTGGGTCGTCAAAAAATTACTCGAACAAGGTTATCTTGTTAATGCGACTGTTCGCAACAAATCAAAAATTGAAAAAGTTGACCATCTGCTAAAATTGCAAACGGAGTTTCCTCAACGATTAAAATTATATGAAGCCGACTTATTAAAAAAGGGCTCTTTTGAAAAAGCAATGGAAGGCTGTGAATTGGTCATTCATATGGCCTCTCCTTTTAAAATTAATGTAAAAGATGCTCAAAAGGAATTGGTCGATCCTGCTTTGGAGGGAACCCGCAATATTCTCAATCAGGTGAATGCTACGCCAAGTGTCAAACGGGTTGTATTAACGTCTAGTGTGGTCGCTATTTATGGTGATGCAGCAGATGCAGTTCTTACCAAAAATGGCATTTTTACAGAGGAATATTGGAATACCTCTAGTTCTTTAAAACATCAGCCTTATAGTTATTCAAAAACATTGGCGGAACAAGAAGCTTGGAAGTTACAAAAGGCACAACAGCGTTGGGATTTAGTCGTCATTAATCCTTCTTTTGTGATGGGACCTTCTCTGAGCAATAGAAAGGATGGAGAGAGTACGGATTTTATGATTCAAATGCTTTCAGGAAATTTCAAAACGGGAGTGCCTAATATGACTTTTGGCTTGGTGGATGTTCGAGATGTTGCAGAAGCCCATATTTTGGCGGGGACTAAAGCCTCGGCTTCGGGGCGTCATATCACTTGCAATCGTTCCCATACTATGTTGGAAATAGCGAAAATTCTTAAACAAGAATTTGGCACTAAATTTAAGTTGCCATCTAGTGAATTGCCTAAGTTTTTGCTCTATATCGTTGGTCCTTTAATGGGAGGTTTGTCTTGGAAGTTTATTAGTGGAAACGTTGGTTTTCCTTTAAATTTTGATAACAGTTATAGCCAAAAAGATCTAGGGCTTACGTACAGAAAGATTGCAGAAACCCTGAAAGATCATGCAGATCAATTGATAGAAAGTGGACACGTTAAGCTGACTTAAAAAATTAACGGAGTATTACTGAAAAATAATCAATACCATAAAAGAGGTTCATTTTCAGTGAATAAGGAAATCAGAACGGGCGTTCGTTGCAAGAAAAAAAAATAAAAAAAAATACAGCGTAGTATTGCATCTTTCAAAATCTTTATTTAAACTTGTAAAACAAAGACGGAATAAAAACAACATCATGACACTAATTAATAATACATTTTATAATAATAATTTTTACTTTTTTAACCAAAAAGGTAAGAGCTAATGAAGTGTATTATATCCTAATATATTTAAAGAGCTCGAACTTAAATTCGGGCTCTTTTTTTTTTGCTTATTTTTTAATACAACTTATTGTTCAATTCTCTTCTTAAACAACTTCGACATTAAAATCTAAAATAACAATGCAACTTTCCTATTCAATTTATAATAATAATAATTTTTTCTTTTACAGCAGGTTTATGCCGAGCTAATAGGGAAGATATACCTATAACTTTTTGAAGCTCGGATTTTATCCGAGCTTTTTTTTTGCCATCAACTATTTAAAATCGAATGAAACACAACTATTATCAGAACAGCAAAGCCTCTGCCATCAAAAAAGTAGCCATACAAGGTATAAGAGGAGCATTTCACGAAGAAGCTGCAAGGCAGTGGTTTGAATCGGAGGCGATTGAAATTGTTCCAACTTTGTTGTTTAAGGACATGGTTAAGGCGGTAGCAGCAAAAGAAATTGAGCATGCAGTAATTGCCATAGAAAACACCATTTCAGGAACCATCCACCAAAATCTTCGTCTATTGTCCAGTTATCCTGTAGAAATTTGCGGTGAAATTAGCTTGCGAATTAGGCAAAATTTGGGCGTGTTACCAGGCACAAGCCTAAAAGATCTAACAGAAGTGCGCTCGCATTATATGGCTATTAATCAGTGCCGAAGATATTTTAAGGAACATCCTCAAATCAAGTTGGTGGAGGATATTGATACTGCACTTAGTGCTAAAACCATTGCTCAACAACAATTAAAAACAGTTGGAGCGATAGGGAGTTTACAAGCAATGGATTTTTATGGTTTGGAAGTTATTGGAAGAAGTATAGAGACCGATAAACACAATTATACACGTTTTTTTGTATTGGCGCCTAAGTCCGAAAAAAGACCTACAGAGGGATATAACAAAGTGACGATTAGTGCTGTTTTGCCACATAAAGCAGGGAGCCTAAATCGGTTGTTGACCTTTTTCCAATTAGAGGCTATCAACCTTAGCAAGTTAGAATCTATCACCATTGTTGGGCAGCCGTATCGATATCGATTTATTATGGATTTGGAATTTGAGCGTGGTTACAATTTTGAAAATCAATTGGAACAACTACAAAAGCTCACTTGCAGTTATAAAATATTAGGATATTATAATAGTAACAATCAATAGATTATGAAAGTTGCATCAAGGGTTTTATCAATAGAAGCTTACTTTTTTGCTAAAAAATTAGCAGAAATAAAGGAATTAAAAACAAAGGGAAAACCAATTATCAATTTGGGGATTGGGAGCCCTGATTTAGAGCCACACCAAAAAGTACGTCAAGCACTTCAAGTAGCGACAGAAAAAAAAGGAAGTTATCAATACCAATCGTATCGAGGAATTGATGATCTGAGAATAGCGATCGCCAAGTGGTATCAAAAGATATACAAGGTTAAGTTGGATGAAAAGCATGAAGTCTTGCCTTTGATGGGATCTAAAGAAGGGATTAACTACATTTCTTTGGCTTATCTGGAAGCAGGGGATAAGGTATTGGTGCCCAATCCTGGATATCCAGCTTATGCTGCTGCTGCTAGGATAGCTGGGGCAAAGGCGGTTTATTATGATTTAAAAGCGGATAAAAACTGGTATCCTGATTTTGAGCAATTGGAGCAGTTGGTGGATGAAGATTGTAAGATGATTTGGGTCAATTATCCTAATATGCCAACGACCCAAGCGGCTTCTATGGACGTTTTTGAGCAGTTATTAAATTTTGCCAAAAAACACCAATTACTATTGTGTAATGACAATCCTTATAGTCTCATTTCATCTAGTTCTCCTAAGAGCTTGTTGAGTTTGCCAAATGCCAAAGACGTTGCGGTCGAACTTAATTCATTGAGCAAATCTCATAATATGGCAGGAGCTCGATTGGGGATGCTAGTAGGGCGACAAACGATTATAAGTGACATTTTTAAGGTCTATAGTAATTTTAGTTCAGGTATGTTTTTACCCATTCAAAAAGCAGCCATAGAGGCATTGGAATTGGATGCCTCTTGGTACAAAATGCTCAATAAATTTTATATGGAACGCAGGCAGCTAGCACAAGCTATTTTAGCGGATTTGGGTTGCCAGTATAACCCTAGGGGAGCGGGACTATTTGTTTGGGGCAAAATCCCTTCAGCATTTAGCGATTGCCATGAGCTCTCGGATCAGTTGCTTTATAAGGCCAATGTATTTGTTACACCAGGAAGCATTTTTGGTAGCAATGGCAGTCAGTATATCCGTATTTCTTTATGTGCTTCTTTAGAAGAATTAACAGAGGCAAAACAACGAATTAAACAACATCTTAACCTACCATTAGTTCGGTGAAAAACCTTATTAGGTTGATTTTTAGGCGTTTTTCGTAAAAATTTATAAATCAATCGAATAAAATGGTGCTTTTTTGATTTTTGTTAAAAAAATTATCGAACTATTACCTACAAAATACCAATTAAAATGAAAATTACAACTTGGAAAAAAAATGATCTAAATAAGCCAATGCTGATTGCAGGTCCTTGCAGTGCAGAAAGCCGAATGCAGGTATTAGAAACTGCAAAAAAATTAAAAGAACAAAATCTGGCTTATTTTAGAGCAGGAATCTGGAAGCCTCGAACTCGACCAGGAGCATTTGAAGGAGTAGGAACAATAGGCTTGAGTTGGTTACAAGAAGCTAAAAAATTATATCAATTGCCAATTTGTACAGAAGTTGCCAATGTAAAACATGTCTATGAAGCCCTAAAAGCAGGAATGGATATGTTGTGGATTGGAGCCAGAACAAGTACCAATCCTTTTGCGGTTCAGGAAATTGCAGAAGCGTTGAGAGGAGTAGATATTCCTATCATGGTAAAAAATCCAATCAATCCAGACTTAAAACT from Aureispira anguillae encodes:
- a CDS encoding glycosyltransferase family 4 protein; protein product: MKVLFVSRPTIFSIPGGDTIQMQFTAKYLRQLGVEVDILSDSLTPQYEEYDLVHYFNITRPAVILDSIRASSKPYILSPIFVDYGFYRHLNQKKLFCFLTRMFGSDGIEYLKTIAKHLFKDEKIPYIPYLWLGQKKSIQKILKNAACLLPNSLSENARLQASYQVERPFTVIPNGVDLNKFKTTAKPIRQKKQLICVARIEPMKNQLNLIKAIQGSDYQLKIIGDSAPNHNNYYQECKKTAGENVEFIARIPQEELVAHYLTAEVHILPSWFETTGLVSLEAAYLGCKVVISPKGDTKDYFKDYAYYCQPDSPESIRAAIDQAVEAAYSPLLRNLIIKEYNWQNAAKLTYTAYSNILNTKG
- a CDS encoding O-antigen ligase family protein, encoding MIFFFNKVLLPFGLQYSILLTPFFIYYLHQKDGLNKLRLPFILLGIYSLIHLCIGVVIKDFMISTTIMVSLIIYVATFFQYYKSSIYVDAIIKKLTQLNFGFTLLALLSLISNQFVGIFWYLVPFTAGYQVIPRLKLFELEASHYSLMLLPLFFYYFWLVLKKLDRTNVLLFLSLALSLTLSFSLGVIAVVVLSISLVLLIHALRFIRFKATRNKLGGLILIAGLGLFLLFILFPDNPLLFRIHNILSGADTSGRGRTYEAFEIGWQVLQVNNPYFGIGLGQFKIIGREILIYYYQFSGTPQVARLPNCMAETLVVYGGIGFALKLLFQCFLFLKFKVYNNIYQLSLFLGIFIYQFTGSYLFNSMEYIIWVMAIYPKFSSFHCAHYFKS
- a CDS encoding oligosaccharide flippase family protein → MNFKLLKSSKNLQNSIWNIIEVLLSPLILFISIPIFLEQLGAQEYGIWMFVNTVIVVMQAFNLGLNYSTYKHVSTSISNKAQQQIYDTLNTNLSLTVVIFFVGLFFCSLLSLSIYYLDWFVDPNTTKKRLILCLLIGAVILFTKLAEQILYNVYRAYENFKYVTVISVAIKIITVLGNIALAIFFQNIIYILCFTAITASLGLLINYRILHQFIPNYRYQFILSKSLVKHEINYSLYIWLQSIAIILTYQGDRLLVSYGFSLSVLSYYAIVSTIYNHIHMAFAAITAWIFPQIAKNQNNKQLIFDIYINSRNITAVLSIVLLCLFCLLSKPLFTIWLGTEHYMQIKDYLRWFSIFEFFFIFTIIPNYFLNASGNEKFSLKMVLSFTGLNMMGILLGFFFYQTTIAMLVGLVVTTIVGMYWYHLNIVIQFDSSKQQRQLKLLLLFTPSLLGSGTAFFDVLYLQLLAFALCLISLYFVFIRNPLTNFKLLLQ
- a CDS encoding bifunctional nuclease family protein, with the translated sequence MKKIELEIVALSHSLAQTQNYAIVLGEQEGARRLPIVIGEFEAQAIAVAMEGMAPSRPMTHDLFKNALTGFNIEIKEVVINNLVDGIFYANLICILDGKQTEVDSRTSDALALAVRFGCPIYTFEFILEQAGIILEEETEKEVQRAKNRRTDRQPKTKTLDEQSVDELSKLLQNALESEDYEKAAKIRDELNKRNNS
- the coaE gene encoding dephospho-CoA kinase (Dephospho-CoA kinase (CoaE) performs the final step in coenzyme A biosynthesis.), whose product is MLKVGITGGIGSGKSTVCRLFEKFGVPVYYADDRAKWLMNYQEDLKTKIQKEFGVGVYDEDGRLNREYLAGIVFNNKAKLETLNAIVHPAVFDDGKNWQEEQEALGVNYSLKEAALLFETGSYASLDKIIVVTAPEDMRIKRVMERDNTTEEAVRARMSKQMPQEEKVKKANYVIDNTAWESLRAQVSKIHEDLLYYAKRPNR